The following coding sequences are from one Verrucomicrobiales bacterium window:
- a CDS encoding DNRLRE domain-containing protein: MKTTPLFRRVPLVTALLASVAFISEGATLQLTPSRDTSLMETVPDNNTGAMVNLVSGSVANGKKTRALIRFDVSGALPDGAVIESATLKLTVLKAPPGTVSPASRFGLHRVLVDWIEGSKGGGNTGGRGTDGEPTWTMRSVGSEPWSGPGGALDDVEFASAVSSDIEMDLPGDYTIESTAALVADVQSWICRPDSNFGWVLVSNREEAGATARRLGSKESTPDQVPTLTLTYSISSPEIRITKLELNEGSLVLGWTGNASEYQLQQRSSIDGPWTDLGAPVGCERTTRIPTSERAAFLRVVSR; encoded by the coding sequence ATGAAAACAACCCCGCTCTTCCGCCGAGTTCCCCTGGTGACAGCCCTCCTGGCCAGCGTCGCTTTCATCTCCGAGGGAGCCACCCTCCAGCTGACCCCTTCCCGGGACACTTCGTTGATGGAGACTGTTCCCGACAACAACACCGGCGCCATGGTGAACCTGGTATCCGGGTCCGTCGCCAATGGCAAAAAGACGCGGGCTCTCATCCGCTTCGACGTTTCCGGGGCGCTTCCCGATGGAGCAGTGATCGAAAGCGCCACTCTGAAACTGACCGTGCTCAAAGCGCCTCCCGGTACCGTCTCTCCCGCTTCCCGTTTTGGACTGCACCGGGTGCTGGTCGATTGGATCGAGGGTTCCAAAGGCGGGGGCAATACCGGAGGCCGGGGAACCGATGGGGAACCCACCTGGACCATGCGCAGCGTCGGAAGCGAACCCTGGAGTGGGCCCGGCGGCGCGCTGGATGATGTCGAGTTTGCCTCCGCTGTCAGCAGTGACATCGAGATGGATCTCCCCGGAGACTACACCATCGAGAGCACCGCTGCCCTGGTGGCGGACGTGCAGTCCTGGATCTGCCGCCCCGACTCCAACTTCGGTTGGGTTCTGGTGAGCAACCGCGAGGAGGCCGGGGCTACCGCCCGAAGACTGGGCTCCAAGGAATCCACGCCGGATCAGGTGCCCACCTTAACTCTCACCTACTCCATCTCCAGCCCCGAGATCCGCATCACCAAACTCGAGCTCAACGAGGGATCCTTGGTGCTGGGCTGGACCGGCAATGCGTCGGAATACCAGCTCCAACAGCGCAGCTCGATCGACGGACCTTGGACAGACCTCGGCGCCCCCGTGGGATGCGAACGGACCACGCGAATTCCCACCTCGGAACGGGCCGCCTTTTTACGAGTCGTTAGCCGCTGA